From a region of the Besnoitia besnoiti strain Bb-Ger1 chromosome I, whole genome shotgun sequence genome:
- a CDS encoding putative membrane protein (encoded by transcript BESB_000020): MHVQYRVGRNAREYKRFSAMFLIVVTNNFGEIKSTVFKRFSSTTIFSIVGADVVERFQLCCDAFIVSLKLATAASPRATSLAAV; the protein is encoded by the exons ATGCATGTTCAGTATAGAGTTGGTCGCAATGCGCGCGAGTACAAGAGGTTT TCGGCGATGTTTTTGATTGTGGTGACGAACAACTTTGGAGAAATCAAGTCGACTGTCTTCAAGAGGTTCAGTTCCACGACAATATTCTCGATCGTCGGCGCGGACGTCGTCGAGCGCTTCCAGCTCTGCTGCGATGCGTTTATTGTCTCGCTGAAATTGGCAaccgcggcctctcctcgcgcgacCTCGCTTGCAGCCGTCTGA
- a CDS encoding hypothetical protein (encoded by transcript BESB_000030), whose translation MTNRMLVASEFEGPGDRESVFWIAATRAPAKRPEIGLRLYPDVVRVPRLLHVLHVAAKQQRRYRLSPHRLQRRGSSEVEDCSGEEAIDAASRERGDSETPEGQPAAQPASEEDERRLDKVESLAFEACRSLLEASLRQKNAAAHEQAGRLWAAESAEAASAHEAGEAGLLSLQVQMKREEAIRRLYSETFVVACRESMAQMRERLIRTLIETRELGPVRRRTLREVVDFLMTQGDFQEALQLLEGSRRDFDEFPRDLEANTVSLCVQYASLGATCALLSLGSDSPAVLPSLLRWTNLLDSTVSLAVQRQRACSGSPQPASTPPRAAGEGMGGARDGAAHGAFEVTSRRTRGRQFDGDRSSSDGRGGEETESDRGSFAADVVGPLAVYAAIVNVVKGVYRLRSGDFRAAAEALRRVSARLYSRAFDAALAEDEPFSNGGLQTEFAASGETVDRAEKTFSNAFSVETEGRGGLTEPGGESVEAFGAKTPSRSASVLGVCTPEDVALYTMLCCLASYSRDQLQEQLSEAAPLRSLLALNPVALRAALSFSLSEFEKALNIIQDLKEALECDLLLGEEATGRLIQEIRRNAVRQFACAYRSLTLSTLREAFPREVASTLREDIVTLIERRGLPFRYDRKRDVLWRNERHGIADAVEEAKQRVEDLSHSCQRLCLNVSVADVFGASADYASLSDSRALSRRVEDAERGREDPRPCGRGSGVGPSRPGIRVTQRRTRGRHSGC comes from the exons ATGACGAACCGTATGCTCGTCGCTTCGGAGTTTGAAGGACcgggcgaccgcgagagcGTCTTCTGGATCGCTGCAACGCGTGCGCCGGCGAAACGCCCAGAGATCGGACTCCGTCTCTATCCCGATGTTGTGCGCGTCCCCCGTCTCCTCCACGTTCTCCACGTCGCCGCCAAACAGCAGAGACGCTACAGGCTGAGTCCGCATCGACTGCAGAGAAGGGGCAGCTCAGAAGTTGAagactgcagcggcgaggaagcgatcGATGCAGCAAgtcgcgagcgaggagacagtgAGACTCCAGAGGGACAGCCCGCAGCACAACCAGCGTCAGAGGAGGATGAACGCCGCCTTGATAAAGTCGAATCGCTGGCTTTTGAAGCC TGTCGCTCGCTGCTTGAGGCGAGCCTCCGGCAGAAGAACGCGGCCGCACATGAACAGGCTGGACGCCTGTGGGCAGCGGaaagcgcggaggcggcctctgcgcacgAGGCCGGGGAAGCCGGTCTGCTTTCGCTGCAAGTTCAAATgaagcgagaggaagccATTCGCCGACTTTACAGCGAGaccttcgtcgtcgcctgcagagaaagcaTGGCGCAGATGCGCGAACGCCTCATTCGG ACGCTGATCGAGACGCGAGAGCTGGGGCCCGTGCGCCGTCGAACGCTGCGGGAGGTGGTGGACTTTCTCATGACGCAAGGAGACTTCCAG GAGGCCCTGCAGCTTCTTGAAGGCAGTCGAAGAGACTTTGACGAATTTCCGCGCGATCTCGAGGCGA ATACCGTTTCCCTTTGTGTCCAGTACGCGAGCCTCGGGGCCACGTGCGCGCTGCTTTCTCTCGGCTCGGACTCCCCCGCCGTCCTTCCCTCCCTTCTTCGCTGGACGAATCTTCTCGACTCGACTGTCAGCCTCGCCGTCCAGCGAcagcgcgcctgcagcggcagcccccAA CCCGCGTCGACTCCGccccgcgcggctggcgaaggcatggggggggcgcgggacggcgcggcgcatgGTGCGTTCGAGGTAACGTCTCGGCGCACACGCGGTCGACAGTTCGATGGAGATAGGTCGAGCTCGGATGGGCGAGGTGGAGAAGAGACCGAGTCCGATCGCGGGAGCTTCGCGGCAGACGTGGTGGGGCCGCTCGCCGTTTACGCCGCTATCGTCAATGTCGTGAAGGG GGTCTACCGGCTCCGGTCTGGAGACTTCAGGGCAGCTGCTGAGGCCCTGCGGAGAGTCAGCGCCAGATTGTATTCTCGCGCGTTCGACGCGGCTTTGGCGGAGGATGAGCCTTTCTCGAACGGGGGCCTTCAAACCGAGTTTGCCGCATCGGGGGAGACCGTGGACCGCGCGGAGAAAACCTTTTCAAACGCATTCTCTGTGGAGACAGAGGGCCGTGGTGGACTGACAGAGCCGGGCGGGGAATCCGTTGAGGCCTTTGGTGCAAAAACTCCAAGCCGAAGTGCCTCTGTTCTCGGCGTATGCACGCCCGAAGATGTCGCGCTCTACACCATGCTTTGCTGCTTGGCCTCGTACAGCCGAGACCAACTTCAGGAGCAA ctgagcgaagcggcgccgctgcggagcctCCTGGCGCTCAACCCAGTTGCACTTCGAGCGGCCCTCTCATTTTCCCTGTCCGAGTTCGAAAAGGCGCTGAATATCATACAAGACTTGAAG GAAGCTCTCGAATGCGACCTTCTTCTTGGGGAAGAGGCCACTGGGCGGTTAATCCAAGAAATCCGACGGAACGCGGTTCGCCAGTTCGCGTGCGCGTACCGGTCGCTCACTCTCTCAACGCTTCGCGAGGCCTTTCCTCGAGAAGTGGCTTCGA CTCTGCGTGAAGACATCGTCACTCTGATTGAACGGCGCGGGCTCCCTTTTCGCTACGATCGAAAGAGAGAT GTTCTTTGGCGGAATGAGCGGCACGGCATCGCAGACGCAGTCGAGGAGGCCAAACAGAGA GTGGAGGACCTATCACACAGCTGCCAACGACTCTGTCTGAACGTATCTGTCGCGGACGTTTTCGGCGCGTCAGCAGACTATGCAAGTCTGAGTGACTCTCGTGCTTTGTCGAGGCGGGTGGAGGATGCGGAGCGAGGCCGAGAAGATCCACGACCTTGCGGAAGAGGGAGTGGAGTGGGGCCGTCGCGCCCAGGAATCCGAGTGACTCAACGACGAACACGCGGGCGGCACAGTGGCTGCTAG